A single Nerophis ophidion isolate RoL-2023_Sa linkage group LG26, RoL_Noph_v1.0, whole genome shotgun sequence DNA region contains:
- the aqp12 gene encoding aquaporin 12: MSGLNASLGYFLACVAFAASLRPLPGKWPRLAFLMELASSFMLVACRLEVQTIVEVGEWAGGLGPDVTATILLAVLLAHGVVSGEASGNPGLILRRFLQLEATALDTVLAVGSQFLGAHLAILVAGYYWSLELTDMHMIKNLMSSECSTSLLTSLTQGFFTECVCAMVFHLVHLFLRRRSALIRVPLLAILLAFLAHTAKGYTSAYINPSLAYGLTFFCPGFTFAEYALVYGLAPVTGMTLALLLYMGHIPRVFAKNLLSFQKTRFKVPKGGAKEKKK, encoded by the exons ATGTCGGGACTCAACGCTTCACTCGGCTACTTCCTCGCCTGCGTGGCTTTCGCCGCCTCGCTGCGGCCGCTGCCGGGGAAATGGCCTCGCTTGGCTTTCCTGATGGAGTTGGCCTCCTCCTTCATGCTGGTGGCGTGCCGGTTGGAGGTGCAGACCATCGTGGAGGTGGGCGAGTGGGCCGGGGGTCTGGGGCCCGACGTGACGGCGACTATACTCTTGGCGGTGCTGCTGGCGCACGGCGTCGTCAGCGGGGAGGCGTCGGGGAACCCCGGCTTGATCCTGAGGAGGTTCCTGCAGCTGGAGGCCACGGCGCTGGACACGGTCCTGGCAGTGGGCTCCCAGTTCCTCGGGGCCCACCTGGCCATCCTGGTGGCGGGGTACTACTGGAGCCTGGAGCTGACCGACATGCACATGATCAAGAACTTGATGTCCAGCGAGTGCAGCACGTCCCTGCTGACCTCCTTGACGCAGGGCTTTTTCACAGAGTGCGTGTGCGCCATGGTCTTTCACCTCGTGCACCTCTTCTTGAGACGGAGATCCGCTCTCATCCGGGTGCCGCTTCTCGCCATCCTCCTCGCCTTCTTGGCCCACACAG CCAAAGGTTACACCTCGGCTTACATCAACCCGTCATTGGCCTACGGGCTCACGTTCTTTTGTCCTGGATTCACCTTCGCGGAGTACGCCTTGGTCTACGGGCTGGCCCCTGTCACAG GAATGACACTGGCGCTCCTCCTGTACATGGGCCACATTCCCAGGGTGTTTGCCAAGAACCTGCTGTCCTTTCAGAAGACACGCTTCAAAGTGCCCAAAGGAGGCGCCAAAGAGAAGAAAAAATga
- the rpp21 gene encoding ribonuclease P protein subunit p21, giving the protein MAKPFKDKEAYLRLNYLYQAAHCVLSQNPENVELARFYCFTQRTVARRLVLRQDPSVKRTLCRKCCSLLIPGVTATVRQRRKKGKTRHTVLQCLSCKHTKSLLNNPDHCLWVDRPEAQLEHQQQSGQVVSDKNPPQKASDVQSPSPKPSTSTSTT; this is encoded by the exons ATGGCCAAACCTTTTAAAGACAAAGAAGCATATCTCAGACTTAATTATCTCTACCAG GCTGCTCATTGCGTCCTCTCTCAAAATCCGGAGAACGTAGAGTTGGCCCGTTTCTACTGTTTCACCCAGCGCACCGTTGCAAGACGCCTCGTACTACGCCA GGACCCATCAGTGAAAAGAACATTGTGCAGGAAGTGTTGCTCTTTGCTCATCCCGGGTGTAACAGCAACAGTGAGACAACGAA GAAAAAAAGGAAAGACTCGCCACACTGTGCTGCAGTGTCTCAGCTGTAAGCACACCAAGTCGCTACTGAACAACCCCGACCATTGCTTGTGGGTTGACCGACCAGAGGCCCAGCTCGAGCATCAACAACAATCAG GTCAAGTTGTTTCTGACAAAAATCCGCCACAAAAGGCTTCAGATGTCCAGTCTCCATCGCCCAAACCCAGTACAAGTACCTCCACTACATAA